A window of Halovivax gelatinilyticus genomic DNA:
GTCGGCGCGGCGATTCCGAGTGAATCGGCGACTGACTCGCCGGAGATCGGACGAGGCCACTCGAAGAAGCCGGCGTGAAACGCCGTTTCGAGCGCGTCGCGTTGTTTGTCCGTCAGCGTTTCGGAGAGATAGCTGTCGAGCTGACACGACGTCGGCCGCGCTCTGGTTCGCTGTTTACGAGTACAGAGTTCGAGTGACGGATACGTTTCTCGCAGCGTTTCGACGAACGTCCTCACGTCGACGTGGGGTGAAATCTGGACGGTCAACCGTAACTCGCCGTTTGTCAGTTCGGCGCGTTCGACGGAGCCCCCGTGAGACGCAACGAGGGAGAACACCGTTGGTTCCGAGAGCGACCCTTCGAACCGGGTCGTTTCGCCCGTCGACAACACGGACACGTCGTTCCAATTAGACAGTCTGGATGGAAGCGCTTCGAGGGCTTCGATATCGTCCGCGTCGGTCCGACCGTAGACGACGTGTTCGTCCTCGGTGACGGTGACGACGTGATCGAGTTCGATCGCATCCTCTACTCCCGACGAATCGATGCAGTTGCCCCACATATCAGGTATTCTAAAATCGATTTCGACGACTTCGTCGCTCAGTAACGCCCGCTTTCGCTCCGTCGCGGCGATCGCGTGGCCGATGATTTCACCGATCTGAGCGATAGCCGGACGTTCGTCATCGGTGAACGCCTCCGATCGATCCGCGTACACGGTGAGAACACCGTACGTGGTATCTTCGAAATGAATCGGTATCGCCGCGGCGGACTCGATTGAGCTGGATTCGTCGCGATCGAACCACGGTTCCGATAACTCGGACCCACGGACGTCCTGTGTGACCTGAATCGTGCCCCGTCGGATGGCGAGGTCCGTCGGGCCGGCACCGCGGTCGGTGCAAAGGGCAATCGCGCTAGATACCGAATCGATGAGACCGTCGGCGTCGGCGCCCGTTCTCAGTTCGATCGAACGGGATTCGACGTCCAACCCGCCGATCCAGGCGCAGGTGTACGAATCGAGTTCCGCGAGCCGTTCGACGACCGTTTCTTCGATCTCCTCACGCGTCGACTGTGCGAGAATAGCGTCGGTCACGTTGCGGATTACTTCGTTCAGGTTGTTCAACGCGAGAAGTTGCGCACGTTGCCGGAGTAACGAGCGTTCGTCTGCGTGGCGGTTGATTGCGGAGGCGAGAATGTTCGCAACGGATTTGACGAAGTGGACGTCGTTCGACTCGAGCGATGTCGAGGTCGTATCGCAGACGGTCAATACACCCCAGGGTTCCTCGACGGGACCGACCACGACGCTAATCGCGCTCTCGACACCGTGTGATCGCAGCAGCTCTGAGGTCGAGAAACGCGATTCGGACGAGAGCGACTCGGCGAGTATCGATCCCTTCGTCTGTAGTGTATACCCTGCCTGGGACTGTTCACCAGCGCCACTGACCGATGCGTTGCCGACGAGACCGTCGTCCCAGCCGACGCCCGAACGCATGGTGAGGCGGTCTCCACTTTCGTCTAGTTCGAGCAGTGCACAGCACTCGAAATCGATCGTTTCCGCCGCCACACGCGCCGCTCGAGTCATCAATTCGTCAAGATCACGATGATCGAGTGCTCGTTGGCCGAGTTCCGTGATCACCTCCTGTTGGCGCACACGCGTTTCGAGTTTTCGCTCGCGGGCGACTCGATCTCGAACGTCTCGAACGACGCCTACCTTGACAAGCGACTGCGCGTCGGTCGATCCCGCACTCGAGGTGTCCATCTGCATCGACGTGAATCGACTTTCCGCGCGCAACCGCGTCCCATCCGCTCGAAGGATGTCCGCCTCGATCGACGCGCTGTCGCCACTCTCGCTGCGAGCCAGTTCGTCGAGCCGCTCTGCGGACTCTCGCGAGACGTCATCTCCGACGACGAGCGAGCAGTGAGAGCCCAGTAGCGTCTCTCGATCGTAGCCGGTCATTTCGACGTAGGCGTCGTTCATCTTCGTGAACCGATACTCATCGTTGAGGACGTAGATCCCATCGTCGATCGTCGAAAGGATCGTCTCGTAGAGGGCGAGATCCGACGATCGATCCCCGCTCTGTTCATCCGTCGACACCCACCACACGCGAGCGCTGGCACCGACCTTCTTCGTTTCGACGTAGCCGAGGTCGGCCAACTGATCCAGCCGTTCGTACGTCGCTCGTCGGCCGAGTGCGAGGTGGTCGGCTACCTCGGTCGTGCTCATCGGCTCGCCGACTCGGACGAGGACATCGATCGTCTCGTGGAGGGAACTGGTCAATAAATTCTGCATTATTAGATAATCCAATTATCCGATCAAATATTAACCCACCGCCGACACTGCCAATAGCTGGACGATCCAGTTTTATTCGTTCGATCGTATCCTGCGTTCGCCGGATACCTGACGAATCGGCCAGTGTAGCTGACCGGCCTCGGCCGACTCTGTGCGAGCGGTCTATCCCAGGTACGTGGGTTGCCAGTACTCGCGATTACGGTTTTACGCGGGAGATTTCACGTTCACCCGGTCTTGTACACACCGCGTGCGTCGGCGATCAGCGTCTCGTCGTCAGCCGCGAACACGTCCACGTTGACGACGCCGACGTCACCGCCCACGCGAACCACGTCGGCAACCGCGTAGAGGTCGCCGGTTCCAGCACTCAGGTAGTCGATGCGCATGTCGATCGTCGGAACGGGTTGATCGACTTCCGAGACGAGCGCCGCGCCGCCGACGGTATCTGCGAGCGTGAACGTGACGCCACCGTGTGCCATCAGTCGCTCTTCGTTCCAGGACAGTTCTTCGGTCATCTCGAGGCGACCTTCAGCGTGGCCGTCGGCACACTCCGTCACTTCGATTCCCAACAACGAGGCGAATGGCATCCCCTCGAAAAACGCTTCTACGTCCATGTCTGGTGAATAACGAGCGGTAATCTTAAAACCATCCACCTCGGCGAACGTCACCGTGCCAGAGGCGTCTACCGCATCCGTCTATCGGTCGGCCGCACAACGGACACGAACTGGATGTGACGTCCGGTATTCGTGTCGCAGTTCGACGTTATTCGAACTTTTCGAAGGGCTGTTGACACTCGTTGCAAAAGTGCATCGACCGACACAGCGACGGTCCTTTCGGGTGCTCGCGCTCCGTGTTCGTCGAACCGCAGTACGGGCACGTCGCACCGACCGTGTCCCCGCTCGTCGTCGTGCTCGGATCGTTGCCAGACATGATCACACGCTCAACCCGAAGTCTCGCAGGTCCTCCTTGCCCGGTTCGGTCACCATTTCGACCGACCACTCGGGACTCCAGACCAGGCGGAGGTCCACCGAGTCCACACCCTCGACCGCACCGACGGCCGACCGAACGTCGTTCTGGAGCATATCCCGTGCCGGACAGCCGCTATACGTCAGCGTCATGTCGACGGCAACCTCGCCGTCGTCGACGGAGACGCCGTAAATGAGCCCGAGATCGACGATACTAACCGGCATCTCGGGGTCTTCGACGCTGTACAGGGCGTCCCAGACATCGGCTTCGAGACCGGTCGCGTCCGCTCCGGTCGCGGGGAGATCGTCGATCGCCGTTCCCTCGCGGTACTCCGTGTACGCACAGGGGCTCGGGTCTGAATCGGTGGGTTCGTCAGGTGTCATTTGGTTCGATCAATGTGGTGTTTCGTCGCTCAGAACTCGGGTTTGTCCATAATCACGGTCGCCTCCTCACGACCGAGTTCGCGGTAGGTATGGGTGAAGTCGTCGTAGAGGTCGTCCCAGTCGCCGGTGTGTTCTCCGCTTCGTCCCGTCGCGTCCGGGAGCAACTCGTCGGTGATCTCGCCGTCGGCCGGAACTGGCGTTCGCAGACCGTGCGATTCGAGCGTGGGTACGACGCGGTCGAGCCACCGCTCGGCGATGGTCGAAAGCGACTCCGCACGGTATCCTTCCTCGACGATCGTCTCTTCGACCGTCGCGGCGTCGGGGAGATCGTCCTCGGTGGCGAACGGTTCTCCGTCGTCTCCGTCCGCGCCGAACGGAACGGGTTCGGTCGGGACGAAAAGCGCCAGCGCGTGCGGAAAGAGTCGATCAACAGCCGACTGGAGCGCCTCGGTCCCGTCGCCATCGTCGGCGAGTCGTTCGAGCCAATTTTCGGCGTGTTCGACGTGGTAGCGCTCCTCGCGTTGAATCTTGCCGATTCGGTCCGTGATCCCCGGGTAGCTCGAGGCCTCCAGCGACGCGAGTCGAAGGTGCTCTGCGACGTCGAAGAGGTACGAACGGACGATCGCGTCCGCCCAGTCTCCCTGGTCGAAGGCCAGTTCGGTGAGCGTCGCGTGCCGGAAGGTCGCCGGGTCTCGCTCCCAGAGCAGATCGGTTTCGTCGTAGCCGAGGTCGATCAGCAGGTCGTACCAGAGGCGGGCGTGGCCGAGTTCGTCCTGTGCGATATTCGCGAGTGCGAGGTCGGATTCTAACGACGGGGCGTAGACCTGCCACTCGATGTACCGTTCGGCGAGGACGAACTCGTCGTCTGCGATCGCTCGCAACTCGGTTTCGAGGGCGAGGCGTTGATCCGGCGTGAGATCGGTCCGAGCGCTCGACATCAGTCGTCACCTCGCTGTCGTTCGGCTTGGGCCTGTTCGCGCTCGGAGTCGATGACCTCCTTTGCGTGTTCGGTACTCTGCGTGTACGCCGTAGCCCACCGGTAGGATTTGTCCGTCGTCCCGCCGAACTCGACTTCGTCGGCGTCGATCTCGCCGACCTCGTCCTGTGGAACGACCCAGATGCTGTTGGTCGGCTTTCGCCGACCGTGCTGGATCGCTGCGAATTGCCTCGCCATCTCCCTGTCCGGGGCGTGTACGTTACCGCAGTGGGTGTGATAGTCACCCGGCTTGTCCTGTCGGAACACTTCCCAAATCATGGTCAGTCAGCCGCCGGGGCGGCGTGGCTCCCGGGCAGGTTGCTGTCGTCTTCGATGGTTTCACGCACCCACTCGACCGCCTCCTGGGCGGCCTTGCGCGCGTTGATCTGGCCGAGACCGGGCTCGTATTCGTTCTTCGCCACCGTGAAGAACTCGTCCCAGTCCAGATCGTCCTCGTTGACTTCGTACGTCCCGTCGTCGAGCTTCTCGATGCGTGGATACTCTGGAATCTCGAGTCCGTACGCTTTGGCCTTCGGTACGTAGGCGTCGAGGAAGGCGTTTCGAAGTTCGTCGTTCGTCTTCTGTTTGAGACCGACCTCGGCAGCGAAGTCGTGGTGGGTCGATTTGTCGTCGGTCGGGCCGAAGAACTGGATGATGCGCGGCCACCACTCGTCGAACGCGTCCTGTAGCATCTGCTGCTCCTTGCGCGACCCGGTCGCCATGCGCGCCATGATGTCCTCGCCGTGTTTGACGTGGAATCCTTCTTCGAAACAAACCTTGTCCATCGCGTGCGCGTAGGGCTCCCAGCTCGAGGATTTCAGCGTCGCCTGTCGGCGCATCGCCGCGCCGTCGACGAAGAACGCGATCATCGGCACTTCCGCCCAGGACTTCATCGGATAGTGAAAGCAGTTCAGGAACTTTCCTTCTCCTTCGGCGAGTTCGTCTAGCATCTCTTCGCGCGTCTTGATGCCGAGCGATTCGGCGGCCCGGTAGAGCAACTGACCGTGACCGATCTCGTCCTGGACCTTCGCCGAGAACGCGAGTTTTCGATCGATCGACGGCGCTTGCCGGATGAACGGCTTTTCCAGATATGCGCCCATTATCTCGCTGTTGGCGTGAAACTGGATCATGCGGGTCGCCGCTTTCCGGTACTCTTCGGGCATATCGTCGGCGGGCGAAAACGCCCGCGGTGCGGCCCGTTCTTTGACGGTTTCGACGTCCATGACTGGGTGAAACTAGCGCGTCGAGACCGTAAGAAGTTCCCCCGGCTATATAGGGGTTTTATATGCTATCTGAGCGATCGGCCCCCCGACGTGTCAGTTCCCATACGGACACGCAGAACCGCTCGGTTACTCGAACCGCTCACTCGTCGGAGTTAGTAAGGGTAAGGTGTTCGATAAGCGATTCGTGTAACGGACCGTTCGAACCGAGAAGGGGTGTCCGACCGTTGCGTTCGAGGGTAAAGGAGTACGGATCACCCGTTGCGTCGGTGAGCTTCGCCCCCGCCTCCGACGCGATGACGATACCGGCCGCAACGTCCCACGGGTAGGTGTCGTACTCCCAGATGGCGTCGGCGCTTCCGCTCGCGAGATAACAGAGGTTGAGCGCCGCACAGCCGAGCCGTCTGACCCCGCGCGTCTTCTGATAGAAGTTCGTGAGAAACGAGCCGTCGGGGTCGTAGCCCGAGAGCAACATGCTCTCGTCCAGGCGGGTTCGATCGGTGGTTCCGAGCGGCGTTCCGTTCGAGAAGGCGCCGTCTCCTTCGATCGCGCTGAACGTCTCTCCCGTCTCGGGGACGTGTACGACGCCCATGACCGGCGTCGAATTTCGGACGAGTGCGATCGAAACGGCGTAGTTGGGGTTGCCATGTGCGAAATTTCCGGTCCCATCGAGCGGATCGATGACCCACGTGTATCGCTCGTTCTGTGACGCCCCATCCGCAGCGTCACCTTCGTCGGTCGACGCCGACGCGCTCGGTTCGTCGGGCCGGCCGGGTCGACGATCGCTCTCTTCGGAGACGATTGCATGAGTGGGAAATTCGTTGGCGATGACGGTCGTGATAATTCGATCCGCCTGATGGTCGGCCTCCGTGACGAGGTCGGACTTGTCGGATTTGTACGTGACGTCCTCGACGCGACCGTGGAGTTCCTGGAGGGGTTCGGCCGCGCTGTGTGCCGCTTCGATGGCGATCGTGCGGGCCCGTTCGACCATCGACACCGGCCGCGCAGGACGGCGGGCACTGACGCCGGTGCCCGGCGGTGGGTCCGCATCGTCCGCTCTGATCGACCAGCCGAGTTTCTTCGTGATCGCCGTAAAGAAGCCGTATCCGTAGGAGGTCCGAACGATGTGAGCCCGAGTCTCAGCCCCCGTCACGCGGACGTCCTCCCCGGCGTCTAAAACCGTATGAACTCGCCCACCATCGACCGTTAGATTCGTCGGACCGCTCGGTCTGACACAGATATCGCATCCGGGTGCACAGACGATCGGCCGAACGCTGAGCGAATGAGTCTGCAGCGGAATCAACTGGAGCGCATAATTGTTCGTCGGATAGTGAAGCGGCCCGTTCGCGGACAGCGAAACGCCCGTCGAACCAGTTGGCGTCGAGACGGCCAGTCCCGTTCCCTCGAATTCCCCGACGTACTCGTCTTCGATGGTTACGTCGAGCGTCGTCACCTTCCGCCCGATAGGACTCTCGGGGGGAACGTGTTCGATCATGACGTCGTTGATCCCCGTCGTCTCGATTCCCGGTGCATCGATGGCGAGCTGTTGTCTACTATCGACGATGGCTCGTCCCTGGATCGCCTCGTCGAGCGCAGCCTCCATGTCGTCCGGGTCGACCCGAGCGAGGAACGAAAGCGTTCCGAGGTCGATTCCCAGGAGGGCTACGTTTCGCGGCGCGAACGTCTTGATACCTTCCAGATACGTTCCGTCACCGCCGAGCGTGACGCCGAGGGTCGCTCTGTTCTCGTCGTAAACGTCTTCGATATCCTCGCCGACGTCCACGGTGGAGAGTCCGAGCCCCCGATCCGTACACCACGCCTCGAGTTGTGCGAGCGCGCCGTCGCTGTCGGGACTGACGATCGCAATCACTTCGTCGGTCGTCGCCAGCCTGCGTCCCTGCATATCTCGTCTGGGAGGTGGGTAGAAGCGGATAAATTACTGTCGCCCGACGCTCTCCGACGCGAGTGTCACCAGCGCTGAGAAAGCAACGACTCGCCGATCGGTCTGTCGTGAGCGTGGACATCGTTCGCCGCAGGTCCGTTATACAGGAAACGCGGGCCACGCGCTGATCGCTCGACGATCGAAACGATCAACTACTGAATGAGGGGAAAACGACGGATTCGGGCGGAGGGACGAACGCCGAGCGACCGCTGTCCGTTCTCGTCGTGGAAGATAACCGAGGCGACGTTCGCCTCATAACCGAAGGGCTAACCGCGAGCAACGTCGAGTCGTCGCTCACCACCGTCACCGACGGCGAAGCCGCGCTGGAACACCTCACTAGAGCGAGCAAGAGCGACGGAACGGCGCTGCCCGGTCTCGTGTTCCTCGATATCAACGTACCGAAGCGGACCGGCTTGGACGTCCTCGGGCGACTCTCGGCGGACGATACGTTAGCCTCGATATCGGCGGTCGTTCTCTCGAGATCGAA
This region includes:
- the paaC gene encoding 1,2-phenylacetyl-CoA epoxidase subunit PaaC — encoded protein: MSSARTDLTPDQRLALETELRAIADDEFVLAERYIEWQVYAPSLESDLALANIAQDELGHARLWYDLLIDLGYDETDLLWERDPATFRHATLTELAFDQGDWADAIVRSYLFDVAEHLRLASLEASSYPGITDRIGKIQREERYHVEHAENWLERLADDGDGTEALQSAVDRLFPHALALFVPTEPVPFGADGDDGEPFATEDDLPDAATVEETIVEEGYRAESLSTIAERWLDRVVPTLESHGLRTPVPADGEITDELLPDATGRSGEHTGDWDDLYDDFTHTYRELGREEATVIMDKPEF
- a CDS encoding PaaI family thioesterase, producing the protein MDVEAFFEGMPFASLLGIEVTECADGHAEGRLEMTEELSWNEERLMAHGGVTFTLADTVGGAALVSEVDQPVPTIDMRIDYLSAGTGDLYAVADVVRVGGDVGVVNVDVFAADDETLIADARGVYKTG
- a CDS encoding bacterio-opsin activator domain-containing protein, with translation MSTTEVADHLALGRRATYERLDQLADLGYVETKKVGASARVWWVSTDEQSGDRSSDLALYETILSTIDDGIYVLNDEYRFTKMNDAYVEMTGYDRETLLGSHCSLVVGDDVSRESAERLDELARSESGDSASIEADILRADGTRLRAESRFTSMQMDTSSAGSTDAQSLVKVGVVRDVRDRVARERKLETRVRQQEVITELGQRALDHRDLDELMTRAARVAAETIDFECCALLELDESGDRLTMRSGVGWDDGLVGNASVSGAGEQSQAGYTLQTKGSILAESLSSESRFSTSELLRSHGVESAISVVVGPVEEPWGVLTVCDTTSTSLESNDVHFVKSVANILASAINRHADERSLLRQRAQLLALNNLNEVIRNVTDAILAQSTREEIEETVVERLAELDSYTCAWIGGLDVESRSIELRTGADADGLIDSVSSAIALCTDRGAGPTDLAIRRGTIQVTQDVRGSELSEPWFDRDESSSIESAAAIPIHFEDTTYGVLTVYADRSEAFTDDERPAIAQIGEIIGHAIAATERKRALLSDEVVEIDFRIPDMWGNCIDSSGVEDAIELDHVVTVTEDEHVVYGRTDADDIEALEALPSRLSNWNDVSVLSTGETTRFEGSLSEPTVFSLVASHGGSVERAELTNGELRLTVQISPHVDVRTFVETLRETYPSLELCTRKQRTRARPTSCQLDSYLSETLTDKQRDALETAFHAGFFEWPRPISGESVADSLGIAAPTFHQHLRTAERKVLESILMDST
- a CDS encoding response regulator produces the protein MEDNRGDVRLITEGLTASNVESSLTTVTDGEAALEHLTRASKSDGTALPGLVFLDINVPKRTGLDVLGRLSADDTLASISAVVLSRSNATNHIDETERLGADGYFVKPVDPEGFIELIDRIVVSVVESGTAPPGEHATNETY
- the paaE gene encoding 1,2-phenylacetyl-CoA epoxidase subunit PaaE; translation: MSGNDPSTTTSGDTVGATCPYCGSTNTEREHPKGPSLCRSMHFCNECQQPFEKFE
- the paaB gene encoding 1,2-phenylacetyl-CoA epoxidase subunit PaaB, producing the protein MIWEVFRQDKPGDYHTHCGNVHAPDREMARQFAAIQHGRRKPTNSIWVVPQDEVGEIDADEVEFGGTTDKSYRWATAYTQSTEHAKEVIDSEREQAQAERQRGDD
- the paaA gene encoding 1,2-phenylacetyl-CoA epoxidase subunit PaaA — its product is MDVETVKERAAPRAFSPADDMPEEYRKAATRMIQFHANSEIMGAYLEKPFIRQAPSIDRKLAFSAKVQDEIGHGQLLYRAAESLGIKTREEMLDELAEGEGKFLNCFHYPMKSWAEVPMIAFFVDGAAMRRQATLKSSSWEPYAHAMDKVCFEEGFHVKHGEDIMARMATGSRKEQQMLQDAFDEWWPRIIQFFGPTDDKSTHHDFAAEVGLKQKTNDELRNAFLDAYVPKAKAYGLEIPEYPRIEKLDDGTYEVNEDDLDWDEFFTVAKNEYEPGLGQINARKAAQEAVEWVRETIEDDSNLPGSHAAPAAD
- the paaD gene encoding 1,2-phenylacetyl-CoA epoxidase subunit PaaD — its product is MTPDEPTDSDPSPCAYTEYREGTAIDDLPATGADATGLEADVWDALYSVEDPEMPVSIVDLGLIYGVSVDDGEVAVDMTLTYSGCPARDMLQNDVRSAVGAVEGVDSVDLRLVWSPEWSVEMVTEPGKEDLRDFGLSV
- a CDS encoding NAD(+)/NADH kinase encodes the protein MQGRRLATTDEVIAIVSPDSDGALAQLEAWCTDRGLGLSTVDVGEDIEDVYDENRATLGVTLGGDGTYLEGIKTFAPRNVALLGIDLGTLSFLARVDPDDMEAALDEAIQGRAIVDSRQQLAIDAPGIETTGINDVMIEHVPPESPIGRKVTTLDVTIEDEYVGEFEGTGLAVSTPTGSTGVSLSANGPLHYPTNNYALQLIPLQTHSLSVRPIVCAPGCDICVRPSGPTNLTVDGGRVHTVLDAGEDVRVTGAETRAHIVRTSYGYGFFTAITKKLGWSIRADDADPPPGTGVSARRPARPVSMVERARTIAIEAAHSAAEPLQELHGRVEDVTYKSDKSDLVTEADHQADRIITTVIANEFPTHAIVSEESDRRPGRPDEPSASASTDEGDAADGASQNERYTWVIDPLDGTGNFAHGNPNYAVSIALVRNSTPVMGVVHVPETGETFSAIEGDGAFSNGTPLGTTDRTRLDESMLLSGYDPDGSFLTNFYQKTRGVRRLGCAALNLCYLASGSADAIWEYDTYPWDVAAGIVIASEAGAKLTDATGDPYSFTLERNGRTPLLGSNGPLHESLIEHLTLTNSDE